Below is a genomic region from Planctomycetia bacterium.
TAGTACCTGCCCGAACGACAATACGGAGGCCGAATGTCGGAAGACCCCGTTTCGCATGTAGTCGTGCAGATGAGTTCCGAAACCGCCGAACCGACGTTGATCGATCAGATTCGCCGGGGCGATACGCGCACCTGGCACGACTTCATCGCCGCCTACGAAGGGCGCTTGGCGGCGTTCGTCAGGGCTCGGCTCGGCGATCCCGCGACCGTCGACGACGTGGTGCAAGAGACGTTCGTCGGCTTCCTGCTGAGCTTGCCCAACTACGATTCTTCGCGCGGCGTCGAAACGTATCTCTTCGCCATCGCGTCGCACAAGCTGACCGACCATCTACGCCGCCAAGGTCGCAGGCCGACGATGCCGCTCGCGATGGGGCCCGAATCGAGCGACGGCGAGTTCGACCCCGCCGACTTGGCGCGCTCCGTCGGCAGCGTTGCCCGGAGCGGCGAGCGCAAAGGGCTCGAAGCAGCGGCCCTGGCCGAAGTGCTTCGCGAGACCCTCGCGCGCTGGCGCGAAAAAGGAGAAGACGTCCGAGTCGCTTGCCTCGAACTGCTGTTCGTGCGCGGCAAGTCGAACAAAGAAACCGCCGCGCTCCTCGAAATCACCGAGCAAAACGTCGCGAACTATAAGTTCGACTTTCTCACGCGCCTGCGCGATGGGCTCCGCGGCCGGAACCTTTCGACCGACGTGTTTCCGGAACTCACCGGCAACGACGCCTCTTAAACTACGCTTCGCGTACGACGACGATCGCCACGGCTTGCCCCATCGGCGTTTGACTGAGAATGAGGGCCGTCGGTTTCTCTAAAGCTTGCGGCGCTCCATGCACCACGGCCACTGGGCACTCCGGATCGGGGTGCGTGTAGTTGAGCGTCGGCGGAATGCGCCCTGCGAGCAAAGCCGCCACGGCCGCGGTGAAGTCGACCGCGCCGCCGCCGGAACCGAGATTGCCGTAATAACTTTTCGGCACCGTGACCGGCACGTCGCCCAACACGCTCCGGATACCCTGCGCCTCGGCGGCGTCGTCGCGCCGCGTGCCGCGCCCTTGGGCCGAGACGAAGCCGACATCGCCGGCCGAGAGTTCGGCGTCGGCGAGGGCCCGCTCGATCGACTGCGCGATGGCAACCGACGTAACGCCTCCCTGCTTTTCACGGCCGAACGCACTGCCGAAGCCCGCGACCCGCGCCAGGATGTTCGCGCCGCGGCGCTGTGCCGAGCGGCGGCTTTCCAACATCGCCGCACCGGCCCCTTCGCCGAAGGTCTCCCCTTCGCGCTCGGCGTCGAACGGCCGCATCGCATGTTCCGGGTCGTCGTTGCGATGCGACGCCTCGGCCGCGCTGTTGCGCACCATCGACGTCGGCTGCACGCGCACTCCGGTCCCTCCGGCGAACATCAGATCGGCCTGCCCGCGCGCGACCACGCGCATCGCTTCACCGATCGCCGAGAGGCTCGATACCTCACCGAGCGTGATCGTGTTGTTCGGGCCTCGGGCATCGAACGCGATGCCGATATGGCACGCCGGCATGTTCGGCAGATGCTTGAGCATCCAGAGAGGATAAATCTCCTGCATCGCCACTTCGCCCCAGCGAGTGAAATCGAACTCGCCGTCGACCGTCGATTTCTTATAACCCAGCGCGGCCTCGATGGGGTCGGGCTGAATCAGATCGCTGCCGAACACGACGCCGAAGCGTTCGGGATCGATTGCGCCGACCGCGATCGTCGCTTGCGTATAAGCTTCATCGGCCGCGGCGAACGCGAGTTGAATATCGCGCGACATCACCTTCAAGCTCTTGCGCGGGCGAACGCGTTGCTTCGGGTCGAAGTCGAGCACTTCGCCGCCGAAGCGAATCGGCAAGAGCGACGCATCGAACAGTGTGAGCGGCCGAATTCCGCTCCGACCTTCCATCAGCGACGACCAAAACAAGTCTAAGCCGATGCCGATCGGGCTCACGACTCCCAGGCCCGTTACGACGACTTGCTCGGACGACGTCGACACGGCGGCGATTCTCACTCACGACAAAGAGACAATGGGGGCGCAAGCTTTTTATCGTACTTCCGCACATCGGAAAGTCACAAGCGTTTGCCCGGAGCGCGCAACCGCGACATTCGCTTTCGTCGGCAGAATCCGATCGGGAGCGCTCCGCTATTTCGGCGACATCCGAATCGCCCCGTCGAGCCGCACGACCTCGCCGTTGAGCATCGTGTTGTCGAAGATATGGCGGGCCAGCGCGGCGAACTCTTCCGGCCTCCCGAGCCGCGGCGGAAACGGAACCTGCGCGCCGAGTGACGTGCGCACCTCTTCCGGCATCGCGCCGAGGAGCGGCGTCTCGAAGATGCCCGGCGCAATCGTAACGACCCGGATGCCGTACTTCGCGAGCTCGCGCGCGGCGGGGAGCGTGAGCGCCGCGACGGCTCCCTTCGACGCGGCATAAGCGGCCTGCCCGATCTGCCCCTCGAACGCGGCGACCGAAGCGGTGCAAACGATGACGCCTCGTTCCCCTTCCGCGTTCGGCTCGTTCTTCGTCATCGCGGCCGCGGCGAGGCGCAAGAGATTGAACGTCCCCACGGTATTCACCCGCAGCACGCGCTCGAACAACGCCAGATCATGCGGCGCCTCGCGGCCGACGATGCGCGCGGCCGGCGCAATGCCCGCGCAAGCGATCGCGCCGCCGAGGGGAGCTAGCGCGATCGCCGTCGCGAGCGCTTCGCTCAACGGCGCCGCTTCCGCAACGTCGGCCTCGACGAAACGCGCCCCGGAGCCGAGCTCGGCCGCGAGCGCTTCGCCGGCCTCACGATTGCGATCGACGACGACGACGCGCCCCGCGGCCACAGCAAGCATCCGCGCGCAAGCCGCGCCGAGGCCCGATGCTCCGCCCGTGACGACGAACGATCGATCTTGGATCTGCATCGGTGCGACTCCGTCTGATTGGGAATGGGCTTTATTGAGAGTTGGTCGGGCTGACGCGTGCGCCGTCGGTTAGCGTCGACTCGGGCGCGAGCACGACGAGCTCCCCTTCGGCGAGCGGCGTCGTGACTTCGACTTGCTCATCGTTCATCAGCCCGACCTCGACGCCGACGAGCTTCGCCTTCCCGCTGCGCACGGCGAAGACCTGCCAACGACCATCGGGCCCGCGGAACAAGGCCGAGCGCGGAACGACGAGCGTGCGAGGTTTTTCGGCCGTAAAGATCCGGACGCGCACCCGATATCCGATCCCGAGATCTTGCATCTTTTCGATCCGTTCCAGTTCGCCGGGCGCGAACCTAACGATGACTTTCACGCGCTGCTGCTCGACGCCGAGCGAGCTGACCTTCGTAAAGCCGGCGGGATAAATCGCGGCGACGATGCCCCGAGCCGGCTGCGCGCCGACCGCCGGACCATAGACTTCGACTCCTTGCTCGGGCTTCACGCGAACGACGTCTTGGCTCAAGATATCGGCTTCGACTTCCAATTGGCCCGGTGCGCCGATCTTCAACAACACGGTGCCGGGAGCGAGGCGGCGTTCGTTGGTCTCCAGCCGTTCGAGCACGACGCCGTCGATCGGGCTTTGCATGCTGCCCCGGTCGCGATCGCGCACTTGCTGCGCGAGCTTCACTTCGGCCTGCGCCCGTTCGTTCTTCAACACGGCGACGGTCAGGTCTTTGCGATCCATGTATTGCTTCACGACAGTCGGCACCAGCGTCGTCGCCGAGAGCATGCTTTGCAGGGCCTTGAGCACCAGTTGATCTTGCCGCAAGTCGACGTCGGCTTGGATGCGCTGGAGCTCGGCGTTGTTCCATTGATCTTCGCTCGCGCTGTTGGTTTCGCGCAGGGTGCGAATTCGGCCGAAGTTCTTATTCGCGTAATCCAGCTTCGCCTCGCCGGCTTCGACGCGCGCGGCCGCCGCCGCGACCGTCGCTTGCATGCTCAGGACGTATTCGAGCGATTGCTTGAGGGCCGTCGATTCGACCGTCTTGTCACCGCTTTCCTTGATCGACGATTCAAGCCGATCGATATTCGCTTGAGCGTCTTGCACGGTGAGCTGCAGGTCTTGCGGCACGACCTTCGCGACGACTTGCCCCTTCTTCACCACGGCACCTTCGCTGAGCTCGATCGCTTCGACCCGGCCGTCGAACGGCATCGTGATCAGCTGCGTTACGGGCAACCGCGTCTGAGCCTGCTCGTCGACGAACTCCCGGATCGGAGCAGGGGCCACGGCGGCGCACTGCACGACCGTGCCGGAAGACATGCCGGACCAGGCGGCCACGGCGAGGAGGAGGACTACGATGAGCGCGACGATTGTCCATTTCATTTGGTGACTTCTCCCGACTTTGCCGCGTGGAATGACGAAGGTCGAAATCCGAATGACGAAAGAATGACGAAGCACGAAGGACGAATAGCGGCTGCCGTGCTTCGACGATTCTCTTCGAGCTTCGACATTCGTGCTTCCTTCGTCATTCGGATTTCGACCTTCGTCATTTCCGCCCCTATTCTCTCGTTTTCAAGGCTTCCAGCCAATCCATTCCGTGGATGCTTCGTTGCACGATCAGGTGGGCCGCGAGGCCGAAGCCGATGCCGAGCAGCATGACGTAGCACCAGACTTCCGTAGGATCGATCAACGGGATGCGGAACATTTCCGTATCGTACGCAACGACGATTCCGTAGTTGAGCAGATAGCCGAGCGGCAGCCCAACGACCGTGCCGACGACGTTCGTGAGCATGCTCTCGCGCAGAAACAGCGCCCCGATTTGCCACGGGCCATAACCGAGCACGCGCAACGTCGCGACCTCGCGTCGGCGCTCGGCTAGGCTGACGAGCGAGGAGTTCAACACGCTGCCGAAGAAGATCACGCCGGCGAACATCACCAACAGCCCGATGAACACGTGCTGGTTCTTGACCAGGGTTTCGTTCACGCTCCGAATGATATCGGCCCTCGCGGACACGCCTTGCACCGCCGGCAATTGCTTCACCTGTTCATAAAGCGCGCGGCGGTGTTCTTCTCCAGGCCGGATTTGCAATTGCACGCCGGTCAGCACGAACTCTTCGTTCATCAGCTTGCTCAGAAAACGAATGTCGGCGTAGACCGCCACGCCGAGAAAGCTGTCGGCGATCTCGGCGACTTGCACTTCGCGCAGCTCTCGCAGCCCCTTCGTCGAACGAATCGAGATCCTGTCGCCGCGCCGCACATGCAACATCTCGGCCATCTTCTTCGTCAGCAACAGGCCCAACTCCGGGATGCGCAGCGGGCGGGTCGCGGTATCGCGCGGGATCGTGAGGGCGGCGTTCCGCTTCACGCCGGTGATGCCTCCTTTGCGGATATGCGAGCCGTTGTAAAACGTACAGGCCACGTCGAGCATCGGCTCGGCGAGATCGACGCCGGGCAAGCGGGCCGCTTCGTCGAGCGCGTCGATTCCTTGTTCGTCCTTAAAGGTCAGGTCGACATCGCTGCGCTGGATCAACTCGAATTGGAAGTCGACCATATAGCTGGTCGCAAAGGCCAGCAGCAGCGCATTGACTGAAAGCGTGGCACCCATCGCGGCGGCGAACAATCCGGCCGCGGTTCGGAGCCGGTTGCGCAGCACGTTGCGCAGCGACATGCGTCCGCCGAAGCTCAACAGATTCCAGAACCTCGGAAAGCGTTCGAGAAAGACGGCGCCGCCGCTCAGCGGAGGCTTCGGCCGCATCGCCACGGCGGGCTCGAGCTTCAAAACCTCGCGCGCTCCGAACAACGAACCGATCACGCCGCAGACCAAACCGATCGCGATGCCCGTCGCGGTGATGTCGGGATAAAACCGGTTCTCCAAACTCGGAAACTGAAAGAAGCCGTCGTACATCGCGGTCATTCCGCCGGCGAGCCAATAGCCGAGTGCGCAACCTCCGAAGCCCGAGATCGCGCCGACCGTGAGCCCGAACTTGAGAAAGTGAAGAAAGACGGCGGTGCTGGAATAGCCGAGCGCCTTAAGCGTGCCGACGACGACTCGCTGCTGTTCGGCCAGCCGCGACATAAGAACATTGAGCACGATCGCAGCGACGGCGAGAAAGATCGCCGGATTGATGACGCCGAACGCGCGCAGGCCCATGATCTCGTTGCTGATGAACCGGTTCGACGGTTGATCGCGGAGCGGAACGGCATTGAGGACGCCGTAGGAATCGAGCAGCGTCTCAGCCCGGCGCAACACTTCTTGCGGATGGTCGCGCACTTGCGGCGTGAGCCGACCGAGCACCTGATTGCACGCCCCTTGGAAGTCGAACACTTCTTCGGCGAACGTCTGCTTGATGTAGAACACGCCGAGCCGTTTCGAGTCGGGCACCAGCGAACCGGGCCCGACGAGGTAAGTAAACTCGCTGCTGATCGCCGTGCCGACGACATAGAGTTCTTGCCGGCGATTGTTGAGCAGCAGATGGATCCACGAGCCGGGATAGATCTTGTGTGCCCGCGCGAAGGAATCGTTGATGATCACTTCGTTGTCGCGACGATCGGTGTAGTAGCCTCCTTGCTTGAGGACGATGTCGTCGATCACCGCGGTTCGGCGATTGGGCATCGAGATGACGATGCCGTTGACCGGCTCGACGACGTTCTCCAAATCGACCGTAGCGAAAAACTGGATGCGCGGCCGGAGCTCGACGACGCCCGGCAACGATCCGATCAGAGCGACTTCGGAAAGGGGAGCTTTCTTCAGGTCGAGCGAGAAGTCGGCCATGCGGCATTGGGCATAGTAGAGCCGCTGCGCGATCATGAGGTTGCGATACGCCGAGCCGAGCGCGACGTAGGCCGAGACGCCGACCGCCATAATGCTGCCGACCGCCAACAGCAAGAACCCGGTGTTGCGCAGATCGCGCAGCAGTTTCCGATCGAGCACCTTCACCAGGTGATCTCCTCGGGAGGAGACGGGCTCGGGTTGTCGTGCGCTTCGACGATCTCGCCGGAGCGCAACCGAATCACATGATCGGCGACCTGCGCAATCGCCGCGTTGTGCGTGATGATGACGACCGTCTTGCGGAGCTCGCGGCAGGCATCGACCAAGAGCCGCAAAACGCGCTTGCCGGTGTCGAAGTCGAGTGCGCCGGTCGGCTCGTCGCAGAGCAGCAACTCGGGATTCTTCGCCAACGCGCGGGCGATCGCGACGCGCTGCTGCTCGCCGCCGGACATTTGCGAAGGGAAATGCTCGGCCCGCTCCGAGAGGCCGACGAGCCGCAGCGCTTCATCCACATCCAGCGGCTTCCGGCTGATCTCGGTGCTCACCATCACGTTTTCGCGGGCCGTGAGCGTCGGCTCGTGGTTGTTGTACTGGAAGACGAAGCCGATCGTTTCGCGACGATAGACCGTCAACTCGCGCTCGGAGAAGGCGGTCATTTCGCGGTCCCGATACCAAACTCTGCCGTGCGATGCGGTATCGAGTCCGCCGATGATATTCAGTAGCGTGCTCTTGCCCGAGCCGGAGGGGCCGAGAATCGCAAGGACTTGATGATCGTGGATATCGATCGTGACCTTGCGCAGCACCTCGACCGAAACCTCGCCCATGTCGTAGGTCTTGCCGACGTTTTCCAAGCGCAACAGCGGTGGCGCAGTAGGATCGTTCATGGTGGCGAAAGACCGGACGCGGCGATGACGAGGGAACTGCGGAAAGCCCGTGTGGTAAACCGGGTGCAAGGGTTATGATGACAGTCGAACGACAACTCGGCTAGATGCGACTTCGGCCCGGCGACCGCAGCACAAGGACGACACGATGAGCGACGAAGGTTTTCCCGAAGAAGATTCGACGGACGACTCCGGCGACGACTCGCGCGACAAATCAGACGACGGGGCCACGGGCAACGAGGGGCACTTGCATCAGCAGTTTCAGTTTCAACCGCTCAGCGCGCGGGTGCCCGAGCGCGTCGCGCGGGGCGTGTTCAGCACCGGCGCGATCGTGCTACAAGGGCCGGATGAGTTTCTGATCGACTTCATCTTGAAGCTGGCGAATCCGCATCAGATCGTCACGCGGATCGTGTTGCCGATGTCGGTCGTGCCGCGATTTATCGTGGCGTTGCAAGAGAATCTGCGCGGGTACGAACAAACCTTCGGCGGGCTCCCCGCGATGCCGGTGCCGCGCATGCCGATGGCCGGCGAGAGCCCGCCCGACTCGATCGAGGATCTCTACGACCATCTGAAGATGAGCGACGACCTGCTCGGAGGCTACTACGCTAATGCCGTGATGATCGGCCACGCACCGGCGGAGTTTTGCTTCGACTTCATCGCGAACTTGTACCCGAAATCGGTCGTGGTGTCGCGCGTGTTCATGTCGTCGCCGCAAGTGCCGGGGCTGTTGGAAGTGCTGCTGCGGACGTGGAAGAAATATGAAGAGACGAAGGGAGAGCCGCCGCCGGAAGAGAGCGGAGACGACGCGGGGGATGACGAAGAGTAATTTCTTAAAGCGGCACGAACGTTACGCATCCGTTACCGACGATCGACCTCGCTAATAGGCACGCAGTTATGAAAAGTATCGTGACGATTCTTGCTGTGTGGCTCGTCGCTGTGTGCTTCGCTGTTTGCGATTCGTCGCTCGCGGCGGCGGACGAAGCTCGCCGGCTCCAAGTGTTCATCCTGGCCGGCCAGTCGAACATGCAGGGGCATGGCATCATCGCGAGCGTTGCCAAGCGGAACGAAGGACGCGGCAGCCTGGAATACCTCGTCAAGAATGCGGCGACCGCCGCCGACTATCGACACTTGGTCGATGCCGACGGAGCGTGGAAAGCGCGCTCCGATGTCGCGGTCACCTATGGCGAGCGCCGCGGCATGCTCGCTCCCGGCTTCGGCGCGGATGCGGATCGCATCGGGCCGGAGCTCGGCTTCGGCACCGTCGTCGGCGATGCTTACGACGAACCGGTGTTGCTGATCAAGTGCGCTTGGGGTGGGAAGAGTCTCGCGGTCGACTTTCGTCCGCCGAGCGCGGGCCCCGTTCCACACAAGCTTAGCGCCGGCGAACAAGCCGCGATCGAGAAAGATCCGCAAGTCGTGGGGAAGTATTATCGCGAGATACTCTCGATCACACGCGGCGTGCTGGCCGATCTCAAGACGCATTACCCCACCTACGACGGCCGGGGCTACGAGCTCGTAGGCTTCGGTTGGCATCAAGGTTGGAACGATCGGATCAACGACGCCTTCAATGCCGAGTACGAAAGCAACATGGCGCACCTGATTCGCGATCTGCGCCGCGATCTGCAAACGGCGAAGCTGCCGGTCGTAATCGCGGAGACGGGCATGAGCGGGCCCGACGAAGCGCACCCGCGGGCCTTGTCGCTGATGAAGGCCCAGGCTGCGGTGGCCGAGCATGCGGAGTTCAAAGGAAACGTCGCGTTCGTGAAGACCCAATCGTTTTGGCGTCCGCAGACGGAGTCGCCGTCGGCGCAAGGCTACCACTGGAATCAAAATGCCGAGACTTACTATCTGATCGGCAAGGGGATGGGCCAAGCGATGCTCACGCTCGACGGCAAGAAAGACTAAGCGACGCCACACGCATTCGCCGGAGCCGACCCAGGAGTGACCCGATGCGGACCGAACTCGAAAAGATGCTCGCCGGTGAGTTGTACGACCCGCTCGATCCCGCGCTCGCGGCCGCGCGCGATCGGGCCCGCGACTTATGCCAAGATCTGAACGCCACGCGCGAGGCCGACGTTGCGTTGCGGCGGCGCATTCTGGGGGAGCTGTTCGCTTCCGGCGGCGAATCAGTGTGGATGCAGCCGCCGTTTTTCTGCGACTATGGGTCGAACATTCATCTCGGCAACAAGGTCTTCTTCAACTTCAACTGCGTGGTGCTCGACGTCTGCGAAGTGCGGATCGGCAGCCACACGCTGTTCGGCCCCGCAGTGCAGATCTACACGGCGATGCATCCGATGAACCATGAGCTGCGGCGCAAACAAGAGTTCGCCAAACCGATCACGATCGGCTCCGACGTTTGGGTCGGCGGCGCGGCCGTGATCTGCCCGGGAGTGACGATCGGCTCGCGGACGGTGATCGGAGCGGGCAGCGTGGTAACTCGCGACATGCCCGACGGCGTGTTCGCAGCGGGGAACCCCTGCCGGGTGATTCGGGAAATTGCGGAGTGACCGAACTTTAGCGCATTGTGCGGAAACACATGTTGCCGCTTGATGCGGTTAAAGAGCCGAGGTTCTTCAGAGGTGGATGTTTCTCGTGACTGTGATTCGACTAAATTGCGAATTGATCACTGACTGGGAATCGTTTCACACAGTCTTCGCTGAGGTCTTCGGCTTCCCCGACTTCTACGGCCGTAACATGAATGCTTGGATAGACTGCATGAGCTACCTCGACGATTCCGAGGCATGTATGACCACCGTCAATGCGGCTCCTGGTGGCGTTCTCACTCTTCAACTTGATGGGATCGACAATTTTGCGGGCCGATGTCCAGAACAGTATATGGCGCTGATCGAGTGCGCGGGATTCGTCAATTGGCGGAGGTCGTCGATAGGCCAAGCTGCGGTAATCGCGCTGGCATTCGACAAACGAGCCTAGCTGAACGCTGGCGGCTGCCGTTCTCCGTCGTTTCTTAATTTGCCGTCCCCTCTTCCCCCTGGTATGCTTAATTCCCGCTTTTCCCGCCTGCCTAAACTCTTTCCCTGTTGCTCGGGAGCCCGCCCATGAGTCGTTACGATCGTCGTCGTTTTCTGGAAGATTCGATGTTCGCCGCTACCGCCGCCATCGCGGCCGGGTCGGCAGGCAACTTGTTCGGGGCCGATGCCGAGAAGAAAGAAGCCGCGAAGGAAGTCAGCGCCAACGATAAGCTCAACGTCGCGGTCGTCGGCGTCAACGGTCGGGGCGGGAGCCACATCGGCGGCTACACGGCTCGCAAAGACACGCCGATCACTTGGATCGTCGATGCCGACGAAGCGGTCGGGCAGAAGCGGGTCGACGCGATCGCGAAGAAGCAAGGCTTCGCGCCGAAGTTCACCACCGACATTCGCAAGGCGCTCGAAGACAAAGAGCTGCATTGCGTGAGCATCGCCACGCCGAACCACTGGCACGCGCTCGGCGCGATCTGGTCGATTCAGGCCGGCAAGGATGTGTATGTCGAGAAGCCGGTGAGCCACAACGTCAGCGAGGGGCGGCGGATCGTCGAGGCCGCGCGGAAGTATAACAAGATCTGTCAGACCGGCACGCAATGCCGCTCGATGGTCGGAACGCGTGAAGCGATCGAGTATGTGAAGGCCGGCAAGATCGGCGACGTTAAGCTGGCCCGCGGCCTTTGCTATAAGAGCCGTAAGTCGATCGGCGCGCGGGGCAAGTACCAAGTGCCGGCCTCGGTCGATTACAACCTCTGGGCCGGTCCGGCTCCGATGTCGGAGCTCACGCGACCGAAGTTCCACTACGACTGGCACTGGCAATGGGAATGCGGCAACGGCGACCTCGGCAACCAAGGGATCCATCAAGTCGACATCGCGCGCTGGGGGCTCGGCGTCAGCCAATTGAGCAATAGCGTGATGAGCTACGGCGGTCGGGTCGGCTACGTCGATGCCGGCGAAACGGCCAACACGCAAGTCTGCGATTTCAACTACGGCGATAAGTCGCTCGTGTTCGAAGTGCGCGGGCTGACGACCGAGCCGTATCGCGGCGCAGGCGTTGGCAATGTGTTCCACGGCAGCCAAGGCTACGTCGTGCTCACGAGCTACGACACCGGCGCGGCGTTCGACCTCGAGGGGAAGAAGATCGTCGAGTTCCAAGGCAAGGGGGAAGGGAACCAAGGACACTTCGACAACTTCGTCGACGCCGTTCGGGCCCGCAACCACAAGCTGCTCACGGCCGACATCGAAGAAGGACATCTTTCGAGCGCGCTCTGCCACTTGGCGAACATCTCGCTCCGGCTCGGCACGCAGATGACGATCTCGGACGTGAAGGGGAAGCTCAAGGGAGAAGCGTCGACCGAAACCTACGGCCGCTTCGTCAAGCACTTGGAAGAAAACCAAGTTTCGCCGGGGACCGAGATCCTCTGCGGCGCGACCCTCGCACTCGATCCGGCCGCCGAGAAGTTCGTGAACAACGCGGCCGCCGATGCGCTGCTCACCCGCGAATACCGAGCCCCGTTCACGGTGCCCGCCGCCGGGCAAGTGTAAACGTCTGCTCGAATTCGACTGCTTAAATTCGATCGCTAAATAGAGCGAGGCGGCGGAGCGAATGGCTCCGCCGCCTCGTTTCGTTTTTTTTGCTAATCTCTCGGAGCGATCTACTCCGTCGCCTTCTTCTCGGCTTCGATCTTTTCGATCTTGCCGAAGAGATGGCCGCCGTGGTCGCCGCCGTCCCAGGTGCCGCAATACTGGCCGCGATAGACGACCACGCGTGATGTGAACTTGCCGAGGCCGGGGATGAGCATGTCGGTGAGCGTGATGACCGGGGTATCGCCGGCCCATTTCACCGCGAGCACGAGCGGCAGCGAGACATCGTGGTCGCCGTATTGGATCCGGACGTTGAAGACCCAGAGGTCGTCTTTGCCGTCGAGCTTCTTCACGCTCGAGATCGTGTACTTCTCTTCCTTGAGACCTTGCTTTTGTTCTTGTCCGCGGTTGGTGAAGAAGCCGCGGAAGTAACAGCCGGAGAGCGCTTGCTCGAACTCTTTCTCGAGCGCCGCTTGATCCTTCTCGGCAGCCGAGGCCGACGAGGGAGCCGAAACGCCGACGACCATCGCGCCGAGCAGCACCCAAGCGACGCCGACAAGCGAGCATGTTTTGAACATCGAATAGCTCCGAAGAAAGTTTGCGAAAGAGGTATCTCAGACCGCGGT
It encodes:
- a CDS encoding RNA polymerase sigma factor, translated to MSSETAEPTLIDQIRRGDTRTWHDFIAAYEGRLAAFVRARLGDPATVDDVVQETFVGFLLSLPNYDSSRGVETYLFAIASHKLTDHLRRQGRRPTMPLAMGPESSDGEFDPADLARSVGSVARSGERKGLEAAALAEVLRETLARWREKGEDVRVACLELLFVRGKSNKETAALLEITEQNVANYKFDFLTRLRDGLRGRNLSTDVFPELTGNDAS
- a CDS encoding SDR family NAD(P)-dependent oxidoreductase; the protein is MQIQDRSFVVTGGASGLGAACARMLAVAAGRVVVVDRNREAGEALAAELGSGARFVEADVAEAAPLSEALATAIALAPLGGAIACAGIAPAARIVGREAPHDLALFERVLRVNTVGTFNLLRLAAAAMTKNEPNAEGERGVIVCTASVAAFEGQIGQAAYAASKGAVAALTLPAARELAKYGIRVVTIAPGIFETPLLGAMPEEVRTSLGAQVPFPPRLGRPEEFAALARHIFDNTMLNGEVVRLDGAIRMSPK
- a CDS encoding HlyD family efflux transporter periplasmic adaptor subunit, whose translation is MKWTIVALIVVLLLAVAAWSGMSSGTVVQCAAVAPAPIREFVDEQAQTRLPVTQLITMPFDGRVEAIELSEGAVVKKGQVVAKVVPQDLQLTVQDAQANIDRLESSIKESGDKTVESTALKQSLEYVLSMQATVAAAAARVEAGEAKLDYANKNFGRIRTLRETNSASEDQWNNAELQRIQADVDLRQDQLVLKALQSMLSATTLVPTVVKQYMDRKDLTVAVLKNERAQAEVKLAQQVRDRDRGSMQSPIDGVVLERLETNERRLAPGTVLLKIGAPGQLEVEADILSQDVVRVKPEQGVEVYGPAVGAQPARGIVAAIYPAGFTKVSSLGVEQQRVKVIVRFAPGELERIEKMQDLGIGYRVRVRIFTAEKPRTLVVPRSALFRGPDGRWQVFAVRSGKAKLVGVEVGLMNDEQVEVTTPLAEGELVVLAPESTLTDGARVSPTNSQ
- a CDS encoding FtsX-like permease family protein, translated to MKVLDRKLLRDLRNTGFLLLAVGSIMAVGVSAYVALGSAYRNLMIAQRLYYAQCRMADFSLDLKKAPLSEVALIGSLPGVVELRPRIQFFATVDLENVVEPVNGIVISMPNRRTAVIDDIVLKQGGYYTDRRDNEVIINDSFARAHKIYPGSWIHLLLNNRRQELYVVGTAISSEFTYLVGPGSLVPDSKRLGVFYIKQTFAEEVFDFQGACNQVLGRLTPQVRDHPQEVLRRAETLLDSYGVLNAVPLRDQPSNRFISNEIMGLRAFGVINPAIFLAVAAIVLNVLMSRLAEQQRVVVGTLKALGYSSTAVFLHFLKFGLTVGAISGFGGCALGYWLAGGMTAMYDGFFQFPSLENRFYPDITATGIAIGLVCGVIGSLFGAREVLKLEPAVAMRPKPPLSGGAVFLERFPRFWNLLSFGGRMSLRNVLRNRLRTAAGLFAAAMGATLSVNALLLAFATSYMVDFQFELIQRSDVDLTFKDEQGIDALDEAARLPGVDLAEPMLDVACTFYNGSHIRKGGITGVKRNAALTIPRDTATRPLRIPELGLLLTKKMAEMLHVRRGDRISIRSTKGLRELREVQVAEIADSFLGVAVYADIRFLSKLMNEEFVLTGVQLQIRPGEEHRRALYEQVKQLPAVQGVSARADIIRSVNETLVKNQHVFIGLLVMFAGVIFFGSVLNSSLVSLAERRREVATLRVLGYGPWQIGALFLRESMLTNVVGTVVGLPLGYLLNYGIVVAYDTEMFRIPLIDPTEVWCYVMLLGIGFGLAAHLIVQRSIHGMDWLEALKTRE
- a CDS encoding ABC transporter ATP-binding protein → MNDPTAPPLLRLENVGKTYDMGEVSVEVLRKVTIDIHDHQVLAILGPSGSGKSTLLNIIGGLDTASHGRVWYRDREMTAFSERELTVYRRETIGFVFQYNNHEPTLTARENVMVSTEISRKPLDVDEALRLVGLSERAEHFPSQMSGGEQQRVAIARALAKNPELLLCDEPTGALDFDTGKRVLRLLVDACRELRKTVVIITHNAAIAQVADHVIRLRSGEIVEAHDNPSPSPPEEITW
- a CDS encoding DUF3467 domain-containing protein, whose translation is MSDEGFPEEDSTDDSGDDSRDKSDDGATGNEGHLHQQFQFQPLSARVPERVARGVFSTGAIVLQGPDEFLIDFILKLANPHQIVTRIVLPMSVVPRFIVALQENLRGYEQTFGGLPAMPVPRMPMAGESPPDSIEDLYDHLKMSDDLLGGYYANAVMIGHAPAEFCFDFIANLYPKSVVVSRVFMSSPQVPGLLEVLLRTWKKYEETKGEPPPEESGDDAGDDEE
- a CDS encoding beta-ketoacyl-[acyl-carrier-protein] synthase family protein, translated to MSTSSEQVVVTGLGVVSPIGIGLDLFWSSLMEGRSGIRPLTLFDASLLPIRFGGEVLDFDPKQRVRPRKSLKVMSRDIQLAFAAADEAYTQATIAVGAIDPERFGVVFGSDLIQPDPIEAALGYKKSTVDGEFDFTRWGEVAMQEIYPLWMLKHLPNMPACHIGIAFDARGPNNTITLGEVSSLSAIGEAMRVVARGQADLMFAGGTGVRVQPTSMVRNSAAEASHRNDDPEHAMRPFDAEREGETFGEGAGAAMLESRRSAQRRGANILARVAGFGSAFGREKQGGVTSVAIAQSIERALADAELSAGDVGFVSAQGRGTRRDDAAEAQGIRSVLGDVPVTVPKSYYGNLGSGGGAVDFTAAVAALLAGRIPPTLNYTHPDPECPVAVVHGAPQALEKPTALILSQTPMGQAVAIVVVREA